A single region of the Fundulus heteroclitus isolate FHET01 unplaced genomic scaffold, MU-UCD_Fhet_4.1 scaffold_63, whole genome shotgun sequence genome encodes:
- the LOC105923265 gene encoding uncharacterized protein LOC105923265 has translation MLLKKKALFCHHKVVLFPLYKIPVETKRIDIKGCKSFTFGEKSRNCNRNIMVLGASGAGKSTVINAMVNYVLGVRWEDSFRFKLVDEGQSKSQGQTSEITLYKLYHQEGFRVNYSLTIVDTPGFGGTGGIDRDQEITEQLRDLFTNQEGVGEIDAVCFVVQAAITELTSTQRYVFDSALSIFGKDVAENIRVLVTYADEQQLPVLEALKVSGVTCPQSNDGLPVHFKFNNSVLFASNKFSAERRMIGLEEKTFEFWKMGIKSMASFFDSLTDIRTIRLTMTKEVLEERKHLENIAEELQKQVKLGLAKIEEIRMTKEKLQEHEAEIRQNENFEINISVIRTEQVDISHTGQNITNCLQCHVTCHFPCNIPRDEDKERCNAMGKDGYCKVCPGKCFWTVHSNGSFRWEHTEIHEKRTLKELKEKYEKACGQKVTLEELMTNLMSDYESKQYDVVKLIAEAAKCLNRLKEIALNPKPLTTPEYINMLMKGEEQEAKPGWKERLQSLEKMKEKAEIIAKVEKGEKLLSLQ, from the coding sequence atgttgttaaagaaaaaagcaCTCTTCTGCCATCACAAAGTGGTTTTATTCCCACTTTACAAAATTCCAGTGGAAACAAAACGAATTGACATTAAAGGCTGCAAAAGTTTCACTTTTGGAGAGAAATCCAGGAACTGTAACAGAAACATCATGGTCCTTGGAGCCTCAGGTGCTGGGAAGTCCACTGTCATCAATGCAATGGTAAATTACGTTCTAGGTGTTAGATGGGAAGACTCGTTTCGGTTTAAGTTAGTGGATGAAGGTCAGTCAAAGTCACAAGGTCAGACTTCAGAAATCACGCTGTACAAACTTTACCACCAGGAGGGTTTCAGAGTGAATTACTCTCTGACTATTGTTGACACTCCAGGCTTTGGAGGCACTGGAGGTATAGACAGAGACCAGGAGATCACAGAGCAGCTGCGTGACCTCTTTACTAATCAGGAAGGTGTCGGTGAAATTGATGCCGTGTGTTTTGTTGTTCAGGCTGCTATAACTGAACTGACATCAACACAAAGATACGTGTTTGATTCAGCCCTGTCAATCTTTGGCAAAGACGTGGCAGAAAACATCAGAGTTCTGGTGACGTATGCAGATGAGCAGCAGCTACCAGTTCTAGAAGCCCTCAAAGTGTCTGGTGTCACATGTCCTCAAAGCAATGATGGGCTGCCGGTTCACTTCAAATTTAATAACTCAGTGCTGTTTGCTTCCAACAAATTCTCAGCTGAAAGACGAATGATTGGGCTTGAAGAGAAAACCTTTGAGTTTTGGAAGATGGGAATAAAGAGCATGGCCAGTTTTTTTGATAGTCTAACTGACATCAGAACAATAAGACTGACAATGACCAAAGAGGTcctggaagaaagaaaacatctggaaaatattgctgaggagctgcagaagcaGGTTAAACTCGGCTTAGCCAAGATCGAGGAAATAagaatgacaaaagaaaaactacaagAGCATGAAGCAGAAATCAGACAGAATGAAAACTTTGAGATTAACATCAGTGTGATAAGAACTGAACAAGTTGATATTTCTCACACTGGACAGAACATCACCAACTGTCTGCAGTGTCATGTTACCTGTCACTTCCCTTGTAACATACCAAGGGATGAGGATAAAGAACGGTGTAATGCAATGGGGAAAGATGGATACTGTAAAGTCTGCCCAGGGAAATGTTTCTGGACCGTGCATTCAAACGGGAGCTTCAGATGGGAACATACAGAAATCCATGAAAAAAGAACATTGAaggagctaaaagaaaaatacgAGAAGGCCTGTGGGCAGAAGGTTACTTTGGAAGAGCTGATGACAAATCTGATGTCTGATTATGAATCTAAACAGTATGATGTGGTGAAACTGATTGCAGAGGCTGCAAAGTGTCTGAACAGACTGAAGGAAATAGCCTTGAACCCAAAACCCCTTACCACTCCAGAATATATCAACATGCTGATGAAAGGAGAGGAACAGGAGGCCAAACCAGGCTGGAAGGAAAGACTTCAGTCTCtggagaaaatgaaagaaaaggcaGAAATCATAGCTAAAGTAGAGAAGGGAGAGAAACTTCTGTCCTTACAGTAA